The nucleotide window ttgaattgctgattgCCTGTGGTTGAGCCTCATTTCTTTAGGCAGaagtctgtctcccagagagcaccccccactccacccccgggggcggggggtggggggtgggaagctcAAGGATCCTCTGCTGGGGCATGGAAGTGGGAAAGGAAAGGGTAGTGCTAAGGGGGACACACTGGCCTCACACTTGCTCCTTGGGCAGGAGCCCCAGCAGGACAGAGGGAAAGCCCAGACAAAGGAGCCAGGGTCCCAGAGCTCCACACCACACGTCTTGGGCCAATCACTGCCTTGCGGGAGTTCAATTCTTTTACCTGGGATTTAGGTTTGGATAGCTGGGGCCTGGCCCCTTCCCAACAGGGTGTAGTAGGATTCTGGGGAGGGGCGGGCTCCAGCTACCACCCTGGCTGGTCTCCAGCCCCTCCCTGATTCCCACTTGACTCCCTGGCTCTGGCGGCCGTGACCTCATACCTCTTTCTGGCTAGCCCCTCCCCCCAGCGGCTGCGCCTGTCCTCTCCTTTGGCCTTCTCTCCCCCAAACTCGCCATGCCTGGGGGGCACGGTGCCACTCCTCAGAGGGGACACCGTCCCGTGAGCCCGCCCTCGGTTCCTCGACTGCAGGCGGGCCTCGCCCGGGGTCGTCCTAGGCTGCTGCCGCTTCTGTGCCGGGACATGGGGCTCCAGAACGCGCTCTACTCGGGGGACCTGGCCCGGCTGCGCGAGCTCTTCCCGCCCCACAGCACTGCCCACCTGCTGCTGGAGAGCCGGGCCGCCGAGCCTCGCTGGAGCAGCCGCCAGCCTGGTGAGGGCAGCCCggagccagggggtgggggtcgCCTTGGAGCAGCGGGACCTTTTGAAAAGCTCAGGGGAGAAGGGGGCGGTGGATCCCCGCCCTGAGGCTGGCCCTGCAGCCCGCGAGCAGGCCTTGGCCCGGGAGGAGGGGAGTCATGCGGCGCCCAGAATAGCTCCTGCTGACCGAGTGGCCCGCCAACACCCAGGGCACAGgcccctgccctcctcctcctcctcctcctcccgcttGCTGGCTCTTGGCCTTCATGAGCTCGTCCCCCCGAGATTGCAGGGGTCCCGGGGGCGCCCCCGGCCCGGGGCATGCCCTCTGTGCCAGGCTGGTGGAGAAGGCCAGCGCAGGGGCGGCCGAGGGGCTGGAGGGCCGCGGCCAGGGCCCCATCGTCACCCGCACGGCCTCGGGACCCGCCCTGGCCTTCTGGCAGGCGGTGCTGGCCGGGGACGCGGACTCGGCCGGCCGCATCCTCACCGATGACCGCGCAGGCCTGGCCCCTGACACTGTCTTTGACACCAGCGACCCGGACAGATGGAGGGACTTCCGCTACAACATCCGAGCTCTGAGTACGGcgggccggggtgggggtgggtggggggctagCTGGAGGTGGGAGGACCCCCgcgcctcctccctgcccccaccccgcccctacgCCTCTGTGGGCGCCACCCATTCGCCAGccgccccgcctccccctccGCAGGACTCTGGTCTCTGAGCTACGAGGAAGAGCTGACCACCCCGCTGCACGTGGCGGCCAGCCGGGGCCACGAGGACGTGCTGCGGCTGCTGCTGCGCCGGAGGGCCCAGCCGGACGCCGCCCCCGGCGGCCGCACCGCGCTGCACGAGGCCTGCTCGGCCCATCGAGCGCCCTGCGTCCGCGTGCTGCTGCAAGCAGGGGCCGACCCGAACCTCCCGGACCAGGACGGACGACGGCCCTTGCACCTCTGTCGGGGGTCCGGCGCCCTGGAGTGAGTGGACTCGCCAGCCCAGCCGCCTGCCCCGGGGAGGAGAGGGGCGCAGGACTGTGGATTGGGGGCTGTGATTTGATTCCTGGGGTGGAGGAGAGCTGGGGGTAGGTGCCTGGTCCCGGGAAGTGAGGTGTCTGGGGCCATTATGGGGATAGGCACTGtaccacagccactgagtcacagCCCTGCCCTGGGGGCTCCAGGCAGTCTGGTGGTTTTGAGAGAGACAGCTGGGGTCCCCACGGGCACGTCTGCCATTCCCATCTCAGCTAAGCACCCTTGGATGAATGGGCTCGGGACTGTTGCTAAGGGGATTCacaagagacagacagacaggctcaAGAGGACCATTTGTTATTTGTAGGGACTCTTTCTTTGCAGTAGCCCAGCAATGGGGACCTCTGTCCTGAGCTGCGTGGGCCAGTGTGCCTCCCAACTATTTTGGTCCAGGTCAAGAGAATCTTAGCAAATCTTCCCCAAGCTAACTCTTCCTTCCACAGaggcccttccctgctgaccgcATACCCCTCAGAGTTCACATGTGGTGGCCTAGACATGGTGCCAAGTCTTTGATCCTAGAGGGgggtctctttttttaaaaattatattattgggggctcctacaactcttaccacaatccatacatccatatattctgtcaagcacatttgtttatgtgttgccatcatcattttccaaacatttttttctacttgagcccttggtattggtttctcgtttttccccaccctccttccctccctccctcatgaacccttgataatttataaattattttttcatgtctcacactgaccgatatctcccttcgcccacttttctgttgtccatccccctgggagggggttatatggaatcattgtgatcagttccccttttctaaacgtccccccctttcccttcccctcctggtatggctactctcaatactggtcctgaggggtttatctgtcctggatttccggtatttccagttcttatctgtaccagggtacctcctgtgatctagctggatttgcaaggtagaattggggtcatgatagtggagtggagagcattaaagaactgggggaaagttgtgtgtttcatcagtgaggCAGTCCAGCTTGAGGGGGTCAGatgacctcatcttcctccatcaAGAAGCTGGggaggtttcagactgctgaccttctgattaGTAGTTAGCTCGTACCCCACGTGGCCCCCAGGGTTAGATGTCAGTAATTACTCCTGCTCTGTAGACCGAGAGGCGGAGGCTCAAACAGGCTAAGTCTCCTTGTCGGGATTGTGGTTCACGAGTGGCCCGCACGCTCTAGTCCTCCTGGGTAGACGCATGCACAGCATCTGGAGGGCCCTCCCAGGACAGCCCTGGCGTGGGCTGTTTGTCTCACTGCTCCACCCTGCGCCCGCCCTGGCTAATCCATCCTCAGGCCTCCCCATTCCGCACACAGGGCCTCCCACTGCCTGCTGCCCTGGCCTCCAGTGGTAGGTCCTCCACTCCCTGGCTGGGAAcactgggggttgggggtggggtgagcctCTCtgaccaagagagagcccagttgCCTCGTCTGTGCAATGAGAGCAACGGAACAACTGTAACGGGGTAAGGATGACGTAAGTGAGTTCACATAAAGTCCTTGATGTTCGGTCATACATGCATACTTGTTCATAACTTTTCCCATGGAGAACAGAGTGAGGGCTTGCACTTTAAACATTTGAGGGCCTCACTGGGAGGCAGGATGGGCGACGAGGCAGGCGGAGAGACCAGGAGCTGCCAGGGCTCGCACCGCCAACAGTGCTGAGGGAGGCCTCTGTGCtggcccctcctcaccaccgtcTCGCCCATACTAGGTGTGCAGAGCTGCTCCTGCGGTTCGGGGCCAAAGTGGACGGCCGGtctgaggaagaagaggagaccCCTTTGCATGTGGCCACCCGGTTTGGCCAACTGGCCCTGGTGGAGCTACTTCTAAGGCGGGGGGCATGCCCCAATGCCCGGGATGCTGCTGGCCGCACCCCCCTGTTGACCACCTGTGAGGCCCACTGCCTGGACCCAGACAACGCCGAAGCCACTGCCACATGCTGCCTCCGACTGTGCCACCTGCTGCTCTCGGCTGGTGCCGACGCCAATGCAGCTGACCAGGACAAGCGGCAGCCGCTGCACCTGGCCTGTCGCCATGGCCACACGGCCGTCGTGGAGCTGCTCCTGTCCTGTGGCGTCAGCGTCAACACCATGGACTACGGGGGACACACGCCCCTGCACTATGCCCTGCAGGGCCCAGCCATGGCCTTGGCCCAGAGCCCAGAGTATGTGGTCCAGGCCCTGCTCAACCATGGGGCCATTCGCATCTGGCCCGGGGCCCTCCCCAAGGTACAAGGGTGTGGGTCAGAGAGGTGGTCTCAGATGATGTGGGGACCAAAGGACCCAGACCTGGGTCCTGCAGGCTCGGGTGTATGGTGCAGGGCATGTGTTCACGCCAAGCACTGTTTGCTGCCTTTCTCTCTCTGAACAGACAAGCAGTGCCCGAGAGCGGCGCAAAGGCAAGTATGCAGAttgcaggaagagagagagagacaggaggtGTTTGGTAtttgtaagtgtgtgtgtatgtgggtagGTCGGTCGGTAGGTAGAGTGGGCAGAGGGCAGTGGGCCCCAATGAAAAAGAAGCTGCAAGAACCGGAGGAGGAGGCCAGGCTGAGGTGTGCTGGTGGGCAGCCGTTTTGAATCTTCATGGAGGCAGGAGGAGGTGGGACAGCATTCTAGGAAGTACTGGCTCACAGTGGGCCCAGTTCAGCTCCCGACATAGCAAAGACTACCCTGGGCCAGGAGCGATGCTCCAGGCACAAGGTTCCGGCTCCTGAGCATTGGGACAGAGACCTTGACAGGACTCACAGGGCAGGGCACCTGGGCAAAGGTGTTTGCAAGCTCATTTTCCATCTCTAGCTCATTGTACTtggtccccttcctccccccccccccccaccccaagctggGCCAGCTTCCAGTCCTGCATACTGTGGCTCTGCAGGCCCTCATTCAACGCTTCCTCAGAGGATAGAGCTGGTCCATGGAGCGTGTGGGAGCGACTGATGTCATGACAGCGTAGTGGGCCCATGGGCACACCTGCCATCAGAGAACAGGTTCTCGGAGGCTCCTGGGCCGCGGAGCCAGAGGGATCCTGGGTGTGGCAGGTGGCCCTGTGCTCTCAGACAGAAGCATCTGTCTTATTCCTAAGCAAGACCAAATAATTAAACAGCCCAAGAGTTCGGCAGATTGGTCTCCCCTTTGGGAAAATACAAGAAAATCAACAATTAACACTAATTAATCTCCTATTAACACCAGATAATTAGGAGACGAGCAATTCCCTGTAATCTGATAGAGGTTCTGACAGCTAATGATTTCTccacggggtgggggcggggggggacagGAGGCGGAGGCAGCTTCGCAAATGGAGCACGCAGACCCCAGTCTTGCACCCTGAGTGCCCGCCCACTGCACCAACCCAACAGGGTGATTAGAAAATACAGCAAGTGCTTGTACCCAGTTCCCAGTCCACAACCCGTCCAGGCAGGTGGGATTTCCCGCCCCAAACAGGCTCCAAGGACTCCACCACGCCTCTGGGACCCAAGGTCACCATCGTTCCTTGGGGAGTGCAGCAGACCGGGTTCCAGTGGGTGCGGCTTCAAGCCACGGCTAGAGGTTTTCTGAGCGCCAGATCTCTGGCATGAAGCACAGCCAGTACCTGGCAGCGATGGGTCTGCGGTGCAGAGTGCAGGTTCAGCAGACCAGCCTGCACTTCCAACTCTCTGTGGGCTCCACTCCCGTGGCCTCCCCCTTGCCAGCCCCTGAGACTGACAGAGGACGTGATCCTAAGCAAGCCGTTGTCCTCTGGAGGCCTGCATGGGGATAATGGGGATAATGGCAGGACGCCAGCCGCCTAGGCCGTGGGAGAACTCCACTGGGCGGTCCTAATGCTTAGCACTGCGTTGAAGGTAAATACTGGCTGTACCGCTAAGAGTATGCTTCTAAGTGTTATTTGAACACAGGGTGTCCGTAGGCACAGGGAGTGGCACAGGCTGGGAtggcagggggtggtggtggcaagcCTTCCACGCTTGGTGAGCAAGAAGGGCTGAGTAGAGGCCAGAGCTGGCTCTGGTGAAAGGAGCAGCGAGGCTGGCCTGGCCCAAGAGCGTGAGGAGCAGCGCCTTCCTCCccagggtggagggagaaggcgGCAGAGGGCCTGTCCTGACCAGCTCCCCTGAGGGAAGCCTGCAGAGGGGGCAGGGCCACTCTTGTGAGGTCCCCCCTAGAAGCAGGGCAAGAGCCAGAAAGCCCCACACATGTGGAgtgccctccctcctttcctgggggagggggggtaggcTTGACCTCTGCCCCACTCTTCACcaaaaaaccctcaaactcacttccatggagtcaaggctgactcccagcgaccctgcaAGGcagggaactgcccttgtggctttccgagactgtaactctttacaggagccaaaAGCCCCTTCTTCCGCCCACAGCTAGGGGttatgaactgctggccttgcagatcacagcccagtgcatgaccACCATGcccgccaccagggcccctagaacaagacagaacaaaagacACTGTTGTCATGGAGTCAGTGCCAATTCATAGAGTTGTccgtctttataggagcagacaggctGACCTCGCTCCTGTGgaccagccagtgggtttgaaccaacaaccttgtggctcacaggctGACACCTAACCTTCAGCACCACCCGTATAGGAGACAGACCCAGCTTGCCAGGCAGAGTCTTTGAACTTGCATGATAGTCTCTGCCATCGGGGAGGGCAAGTGGTCATATGTCGGCCAGCTGCTCCTGCATGTGCGCAGCTTGTCTGAGACACTAACAGGGTAGAAAGCCCCTGCCTGCCAGGAGAGGAACAGAGCTGAAAGTGCACagaggtgcccccccccccgggttGATGGCCACTTCCCTGTGACCTGAGGGCCGCTGGGAGCAGTCCTGCAGCCTGGCTCCCTCCCCGGGCTCAGGCCTCTGCTCTAGGTGGACCAGACCAGTCACTGTCACTCCTCTTCTCTTTTTGCCTTTGCAGAAGCATGTCTGTACAGGGCTACGTGCTTATTTCTCCTGTTCTCTCTGCAACAGGGCCTCCCAAGGCCAAGGGCCTTGTCTGCCCGTCTGCCCCATGCCCAGTGCTTGGGTTCTCAGCAAATGTTTGTTGAGTGAGAGAATTAAGTCACCTGAACTCCCACCAAGCCCTCCGGAGAGACTGCCACGTCCATCCTGCTTGGGGCTTCAGCTGTTGAGGCCTTCCTAAAATGCTCTGAGCCTCACAGCCCTGCCCCCCATGTCTTTGAATACCCCCACCCCTTGTGTGTACCCTCACTTGGCATTTGGTGTCCCTGCTTTATGTTCTGCTCCGGAACACAGACAAGGTCGTTGGTTAGCCACCGGCAGCAGCTGAGTAGAGGCATGGgggtggttggggggtgggggatcccCACTACCTCTGCTTTGTGGCAGGGCTAGAACGCACTGTGATCCGGCCACGGTCCGAGCTCCCTGCCCTCCTGTACCCGTGCAATGTGTGTAACAGCTGCTGCTTTGTACGGAGGCGGACCACAGGGCTGGTGAAAGAGAGCTGTCTGGCGTGCAGTACCAAAGCAGGAGTGTCCGGGTGGgtgacacagctccctccctggcaGGTTCTGGCTCGCTGGTGCTCATCCCCCCGGACCATCGAGGTGCTCATGAACACCTACTGTGCTGTGAAGCTTCCTGAGGATGCTGTGGGCCTGGTGCCGCCGGAAATACTGCAGGTCAGTCAGGGGACCAGGGCTGTTCTGGGAGGCCAGGCCTCCCTCAACACAGACCCTCCTCGCAGTCTGACTTTGGCCCAGGGTCCCCTCACATTCCCACCATAAGAAACCCTTCACTCCTTAAGAAGAAGGGGTGGGTGCCcactgtctgtctgtccccaggagCACAGCCGTTTCTACTCATCGCTCTTTGCCCTGGCTGGACAGCCGAGATCCCTGCAGCACCTGAGCCGCTGTGCGCTGCGTGCCCACCTGGCAGCccacctgccccaggccctggccCGCCTGCCCCTGCCACCCCGCCTGCTCCGCTACTTGCAGCTGGAGTTTGAGGATGTGCTCTACtagggaagcccactgtggggcCCAGCCAGCTTTGGGTCCACTGCCGACCCCCACACCATGCCTTCTCCACATGGGCCGTCTTCTTGCATCTGACAGTAGGTGTGCCACCCGCAGAGGGCCCCTGCCTGCCTCTTGCTAGGCCAAACCTGAGTGGGAGGGAATCCCCCAAGGTGGCCCATGTCCACAGGAAGAACAGTGCTCACTGCTAGAGAAGGACAAGGACTTGTGGTGAGGGATACatctcccccagcccccagcggAGGGGGCGGTGTCTCTTGCCTCTTGACTCCCAAGGCTCCCTCAAGCCCATTCTTGGAGATTCTAGATTCGATCTCTGGGCCTGTGCTgtttggggctgtctgagctcacttGGCTGTCGGGGGAGTCAGGACAGGAAAGTTTGGGTACAGGAGTCCCTTCCACCatgaaatccaccagctgttaagGAACCCCATGAGCCTCCCCTTCTGCCCGGTGAAGTGGCAGAATGGCTACCAGGTGACAAGGGGGATGGCTAGGGAGGGCTGAGAGGGCAGGGTGGTCAAGGAAGCTGGCAGGGAAATGGGTGGGAAATGGATGCTCCAGGGTCAGATTTAGGATGATGACAGAGGTTATCCTGTGGCTGAGGACACAGTTCAGGGGCCCCGCTCTGCTGCAGCccacgcctcctgtgctgccCCCTTCAGAGTAGGGGAGGGCGTGGAAGCTCAAACTGGACGACCAGGGCTCTAACCTTGACTAGTGGGGCAGAGGCTTTGGGTTCCATTTCTGTATCTGTGCACTGAGAGAGGGCAAGGTCCCTGAGGGTCCTCGTACTCAGGAACCTGCAGACAACGGCCTTTCAGGCGGGGCTGGCCTGCAAACCCGGGGCAGAGGGCCTGGGTTTACAGGGAGCCAGAGCAGTTGGTCACAGGCACCACAGGTGTGCAATGTCGAATGCCTTGTGCCAAATAGGGTGGTGGAAGGCGGGCGGGGAGAGGGGGATAGGAACTGGTGTCAGGGCTGATACACTAGTCTGTGTTAAATGGTCTCTCTCCcattccaccccaccctacccgaAATGTGTTGGAATCCTAACCCCTGTACTTGTGGATATCATCTTGGTGAGAAATAAGAGTTTCTTTGTTTATGTCCATTAGATCTGTTGAGTAGAGTGGGCCCTAAACCTAATCGCTTTTGAGGATAGAGCAGATTAGTGGCAGAGCTACAGACCCTTGGGGGAGACAGGTGGCatatgaggctcaccaagccaccaAAGGCCACTGGGGCTCCCCGAAAGGAAAGACTCCACATATGTGAGACCCCATtcggacttctagcctccaggaCAGTTAGAAAATAAAGGTTTGTTCTTTAAAGCTACCCACGTGTGGGCTTTCTGTACAGCAACCCAAGGAGACGAATTCAGGCCCAGCTTGGGTGGAGGGCCAGGGGGTGGCTGGAGCAGTCCCCCAGGAGGAGGGTCCCGACCTGGAGCCCAGGGACCCAAACctcaaccaaactcattgtcctcAAGTGGATGCGGACTCACAGAGACGacgggacagaactgcccctgcaggtctcAGAGACTGTtcttgcttatgggagtagaaagctccatctactTTGGGGATCCCAGCCCGActcaaccactacacccccaggcctCCCCATGGGGGGACCAAGAAGAGTAGACACTGGGGAAACCCTCCGGCTACACCTCCACAGgcctgggatggagaccaggagggggaaggaggcggTGGTGAGCTCTGTGCTGGGGAACCAGTGCTGCTGAGTTCTGTTCTTGGGAAAGACAGACTTGTCTGGTCCCCGGGGGTGGGTTGGATCCCAGGGAAGAGGCCCTGTAATTGATTTGTTTAGTTAACACCTATTCACTGTTCTGGGCACTACAGATCTGGGGGGCGGTGGGGGCAAGGAGGGGGGCAAAGTCCTTGCTCTCTATTCTCCACAAAAGTTTACTTcctggagggaagagggagacacGCATGTATCAGCTAGTGACGTGCTGTGCAGAGAAATGTAAAAGCAACAGAGGGTGACTGCTGGAGGCGTTTTAGATGGGGTGACTGGAAGCCTGCTGTGTCATATTGACCCCAAAgtctgaagagcaagaatgtgacTGGGGGAGGGGCTAGGGGGCTAGAAACAGGCAACCTGCATTGGAAGTGGTCAGAGGGCTTTAAGAAAGCGGGATGGGCTGGTTTTCGGTTCTAAACGATCGCTCCGGATAGTACGATCCATCCCACTTCTACGAAATATCCAAACTTGGCAAATAGAACAGATTCATCATCACCAAGGCTGCAGGAGCGGGCCAGGGGGCGTGGCGACATCAGGGGCCCTGCGATCCTGTTTGGGCTGTGGGAGAGCTTTTGGAACCGGGCACCGGGTAGCACCACGTGGTGAATGTCGCACTGACCACGGAGCTGTTCAGGCTGCGTGGCTTCCCAGCTCTCTGAACGCGGCATGTTCCTGTGAACCTGGTCGTTCGCCAACGTGGGGAAAGCAACGAAGCATCACCACGCCTTTCTATGGGAGAATATTGGGGGCCTGCTCAGACCTAGAACAATCGCCTGTCAAATTAACCAAATATAACCTGCCCTAAAACAAGATTAGCATTCAGTAAAACAACACAACGCCTTGCTGCTACTGAGTGggtgccgactcatagccactgccccaggggggttctgagactgtcacttttacCCCCCtttcaacagtttcattggcattaATTCACCTATCATTCATACAATTCCATAGCTCGGTGGTATCCAGGAGCTGTACAACcaaccaccacaatcagttcatTCTTGGTCTCACCATTGTTAACTCCCATTTTCTCCCaacctccctgcccaccccccaaactcaccgccttcaagccagtgctgactcagagggacccccgtgggtttctgagactgcaactgctacaggagtagaaagcccagtctttctcagagttgttgttggttttgaactgccgaccattcggatcacaacccaacatgtaaccacagcaccaccgagGTTTCCGCgtatccccaaggaaccattcacCCAGTTACCGTCT belongs to Tenrec ecaudatus isolate mTenEca1 chromosome 5, mTenEca1.hap1, whole genome shotgun sequence and includes:
- the ASB10 gene encoding ankyrin repeat and SOCS box protein 10; the encoded protein is MSSSPRDCRGPGGAPGPGHALCARLVEKASAGAAEGLEGRGQGPIVTRTASGPALAFWQAVLAGDADSAGRILTDDRAGLAPDTVFDTSDPDRWRDFRYNIRALRLWSLSYEEELTTPLHVAASRGHEDVLRLLLRRRAQPDAAPGGRTALHEACSAHRAPCVRVLLQAGADPNLPDQDGRRPLHLCRGSGALECAELLLRFGAKVDGRSEEEEETPLHVATRFGQLALVELLLRRGACPNARDAAGRTPLLTTCEAHCLDPDNAEATATCCLRLCHLLLSAGADANAADQDKRQPLHLACRHGHTAVVELLLSCGVSVNTMDYGGHTPLHYALQGPAMALAQSPEYVVQALLNHGAIRIWPGALPKVLARWCSSPRTIEVLMNTYCAVKLPEDAVGLVPPEILQEHSRFYSSLFALAGQPRSLQHLSRCALRAHLAAHLPQALARLPLPPRLLRYLQLEFEDVLY